AAGGGCTTATATTTCACATTTGCCACTTACATTCGGCCTTGTGTACCATGAAACTAGTTGTGGTTTTTAAGGATccctgtgctatgaatctcctccAGTCACAACTATTATGGATTCCCCTGACAACCATAAGAGTAAGAAGAAGTGTCTCCAACATCTTGGCACTAGCAAAGCCTCTCCCTCTGAAAGGAATGTGACTCCCTCCCAACTCACCACCCCAACTACTTCTATCCCCATTACCCCTCATGGCGAAAAATCCACTCCTAAAACCCCTCACGATGTGCACAAATTGGTTGCTCAAGGTCTCTAAGACCTTAAACGTAACCCCTCTTTAGAAAATTTGGTGAAGAGGggaaaagttcaacaaaaaatgCCCACCTACGAAAAAAGTGAAGAAAAATGTGGCAAATCTGAAGATTGAGGAGATTGATATTGAGAAGGAAGTGATTCCACAAAATAGAGAGGATGTGGGTAGGGATGTTGGTGGTTCTAACCTTAGGAGTGTTGGCCATATCATGGAATCGATTATgtggtgcattgatgttttgtcattgatgtcaacacttgttgttatggttgtttaccagcttCTAGTAGAAGGATTAGATTGGGAAGAcaatcagttgattgtcaccggtatgatctgggtgagggaataagtttgtatggatggttcatatgcttttgaagtatgtttcagtcatttggtattgacttgatgatcggatgctatcttatgttctagtaagcttgctttattggtctggtaagggtttcaccgacaaagctttattgaagatctttgatgtaatgcataagtggtgttggtgcagcttctagaagggattcgagatgttgatggtgattgtgttcgtgcctcgactgattggtgtcattgctttggcgtgtGTGGAACTTATTTAGGTccactaggttatggactgatttgcatgaaacgtgttggtggatcctcagaTGCGCTTCTggaatgttttattgattggatgatattcgtttggccttaggctgacatgtgttatgattttatttcaggattatgtaatggatctattgtattatcatttgtgtgggcgacctaattggttaggtcctgggttggtataaatatatgtaagatctcattgtagatcatatgagcaaggagcaaataatgtaataatcatttgtgcagaggatttggtcgatcataggtgatcgagttgggtttatgtaagatgttttagacctccggtattgagcttaactgggactttaatctggcatgtttgatgctatcactggtagttcttctctctggattgtagtccaaatatcttgaagtggttgacatctttgtagtcagtgagactccattgtgatgagcagtgcactctaggcagtgtgccttcctgcatgtgcaggcccctattgtaatcatatacttgctgcagaagtatcatctgatagtgggtagggtttcccaccgtggtttgtcCTCATtaaagttttccacgtacaaatcatggtgttatatgttaTGGTTGCATAGTATTGGTTCTTTGgtttttcatttatgctttaatgcttaatcagttattccgttataaggttttaagtgctttaattcacataatcgattaacaattgattcacctctccccctctctcagttgttcaccggttatcctaataagGAGATCTAATAGATTTGTGGGTCAACCCATAGCCATGGATAAGGAAATCATGAATGTTACTAATGATGAGGAGAAGTTTGAGACGGAGGAGTATGATGAAATTGAGGACGGGGAAAGCTTGAAGAATACTAGAAGCAACCAGTCTCAGAATTCTCATGACTTGGATAGCACAAAGGTGGCCCCAACAAAGCTGTTTGGTGATGCCAATTGGGGTGGTGATATGCATGCACTATATGCAATGCTACTAGTGCGATGCTCTCAGTACTTAAGGTTAAGGTTTCAGAGTTGGAGAAGAAGCTTGTGAGTGTCTACAGGTTTAGCTCCAAGGTCATGCATAGGTTGGCTATCGTGCATTGTTTGTTGCAGGAGGAGGAGCTTGGTAAAGTGGGTGACAAGGATAGAAATTACAAGGAAGTGTACAAGTTCCTTACTGAAAACTAGGGTAGTCTCTTTGCTTAGTTCCATGTTGGCTATTTTTGGTTCTTTTTGGTCATTTCATTTATAAACTCTTTTATTGTTGGTTATGTATTCTATAGATTGTTTTGTTTATGATATTGAAATTGATACATTGTTAATATGTTGTTAATGTGCTATTAATGGCCCGCTCTTCTACTTAAGTTGCCTTCGAGCTAGTTTATTATatggtcaacacccttgttttgttgctacTAATATAAAAAACAAAAGTGCTTTgatcccaaaaaatcaaataaaaatttagtTTTAAGGTTACTTATGATTACATTCAATGTAGATTTGTTGTAAGGACAAAAACAACATAAGAGTGATATTCAAAGTGAAATATTAATTGCTCTTCTTAAAGTATGCAATTTATTAAATATGATACCTCCTTTCAAGTTGATGTCTAAAAGTCATGGCCTTGGTAAGTTATAACACACTATATCCGATATAATTTTGATTGAGATCAAAATTGTAAGACAATTTCAATTAGCAATGAAACACTATATCAATTATAGTTTTGATTCTAGTTGAAATTATCATAATTTAAACTAGGAACAAAATTGTCATTAACAGAACGAAGTGCATAGATAAGGTTGATCATAGAAAAAATATACAATATAGGAAAAATAGCAAATTATGACTTTTCTAAGGAgttgaattgattatttttccaTCCCTTTGTATGTTGAAGAGTTTAAACATAGTAGGGTGAAGTGAATTCCTTTCCTATAGGACATGGATTTTCATTTAAGAGCTACATTCTAATCTTATTATTCTTAAAGGTTTTGGCAAGTAAAAGTAGAAGTCTATTGTTGTGTTTTATGAGATTGTAAGATTGTGTGTAGCCTTAAGGTTTCACTAGACTAGGTGCAAGTTTGAGAATGATAATTTTGTGTTTTGAGTGAACTTCATGACGGGAACAATttgtaaaattaattttaatatttttttgttttctttttccatGTGTTGTTCTCACTTGCTTATGCTTTTATTTGCATGTTATCAAAAAACTAGAACACAAAGTGGGTATAGATCATATTCTTCTTTAATGGAAGTATGATGTCCAAAAATGAATTTTAGATTACATCATAATTTGCAACtttcaatattttcaattaaaCATAAAACTTATTAACAAAAATGTTTTGAATGTAAATTTTGTGTTGATAGTAAAATGTAATATCAATGATTCCAGATCGCTACATCTTAAATCAGTAATGTAAACAAAAGTTCTATATAAAATCTTAATTTACAACACAAATGTCTAATTCAATAATGAACTTTCCAAAATATGCATTCATGTAGAAATTCAACATAACATAGTGAAGCATAATTAATTCTTGAAACCATTAAAGAGTTAAGAGTTTGTGTTTAGAGATATGATTTGCAGTTGGTAGTCCATTCATACATTTGTTTATGTGACTAAACGAAAATTAGCTGCGTTTACAATCATTTCTGGGGGTAACCAAAATCTGTAAGTTCAAATGCCAATCTCTCTTTGTTACTGGAATACTTGAGCAGAAGGTTTTGGGAGATTCCATAATCACTTTTGGAGATGTTCCTTGATCACACCCATATAAACTGGGTTGTGAAAGTTATAGATAACCATTTTATCGGTGTAGATTGTTGAGCATCTTAATGAAATTAGATCCACCAGTACTTATCAGTTCTCTAATACATGTAATCCATACCAAAACACAAAGTGGGTGTGTTGAATGAGACCCTTTTTTAAATTCATGGCAACCTCTCTCAAGCGGAGGTTTTCAAGTTGCTTGGCATAGAACATGCCACTGAGGGATCTTATCACCATTAACTCTATAGGATGCAACATTTATAGATGTTCATGGAGCAGCTAACCTGCTAGTGAAAGAACAGAGAATGCAATACATATAGACTTGCACGGAGTAGTTAAACTGCTACCTTATGATTAGGCTAGAAATAGCTTTCCAAACAGGCAGCTGGAAGAACATACAACATCAGTCACATCTACACATGACATGCAATCAAGGAAAAAATGGAAGAGTTTAAACAGTCATGAGTTGTAATTTCAACTTTAATCAAAATAAAAGGTTTAAATCGCAGGATACAACTTTTGAACAGTAGGTTTGATAATATGGTTGTCGATAAGGTTTTGCAAATGGCatagcaagctaagtgggtttaatctTGGAAGAAACTTCATGGTTAAGTGCAATTGAGGTGGAGTAGTCCTGGGATGGGTGATCTTCCGGAAGGCCTAATActtcacctctgtgagcatcaACTAGATGCAATGAGCACTAAGTTTACCATTCAATCTCATGAGAGATAGGTTCTTGTGAACAACCACTCATGAAACAAATTCAATGAGGCTGACCtgaaaactacacaattgaatcatGATAACAATATCATAATATGATGGTTGTTAAAGCACAACcaaagaaattgaaaaccaaaacaCTTTTACCAAGAAACTGATTTTAAAGTTAGAAGAAGTTAATCTGCAAACATCACAACTCAAATTGcatatataaatttattaatagATCCTAAAGGGAAATTCTATGGATATTacaaattaaatacatatttttccATAGATCTCAGAGGGCTGGTTCATATGTATGTCAAAATAAAATAGAAGGACAGTCCTGTGTGATTTTGCAAATATTTGCTAGCAAACAAAAACAATTCATCGCATTAATGGTCTTATCTTGTTATTCAGAAAATATCATACAATTATCGATGTCCTCTTCAAACCATAAAAACTAGAGGTTCCTAGTTAAATCATGAAGAGTCAATCAACAATCAACAGGACAGGAAGGAAATTAAGATAAAACTAAAGAGTCTTTTTCTTTAAGGAAAAACAACCCCAATTTAAGTTTATTACATGCATCAAGCTCCCCCAATGGAGGGAGCCAAGTTTTATTTTTTGCCTAGTAGACATGCTCCCTAGTATGTATATAATTAGTAAGAGCTTTCCTTCCATCCTCCAATCTGCTCCCCTGCTTCCTGGCcatattcttcttctttctgcAAGAGGAAGAATTTTTATCTTTACTTTTCTCCTTTTATGCACGAAAAGCTAGAAGATAAGGACAGTGTTTTAGACACGGACAGTTTTTACCTGAGGAGTGAATGTGAGGCCTACTTTGATCTCCCCACAGTAGGTCTTATCCGGGAGTACAACATTGTAGGGAGTAGGGAGAAGGCTTCCTTCACTGAATAGTGCCTCCAATGGGATACTAAACAAAAACAACACAATTCCACCATTTCAGATATTCATGAGTAACAATGAACAAGTATTTATGAGTTCAGATtgaactctatgatccatcatcagaaaaTGAAAGCATGAAAAGAGAGAAGTTAGCAGACCCAGGTAAATCATTAAAGTAAATTAACTTCCAATCAAGTTAGGCCGACTAGCTCCACACATTAGGCACCTGGGTCTGCTAAACCCTCACTTCTCTTTTCCATGCTTTCAttccctgatgatggatcatagagttcgATCATGTTCCACATAAAAATATCTATGCAGTCAAATCCAAGAAAAAACAATAGCTAGAACATTATGTACTGTGAAAATTTCATGTacccatgaattttttttttgtataatatGTGATTACCTGGCCTCTCCCACGAAATCATCCTCGTTAGCAGCATCACTATCCATGATTTTTAATATGAGTTCAGTAGTTCCTTCCGATACAGTGAACACAAATTTCTCATTCCACTCTGGATTGCTGCCTTGACCTGCACCAACATGAAAAAAgtatcaatatttcagatcatactTCATGATCATGATCCAttatcaatatttcagatcatactTCATGattatgatccatcatcagaaaaTAAATGAAATGACATATAATAAATAAACTCGCTAAATAAAAGAGGGTTTTGAGCATCTTATTCAAAAATCTAATTTCAGGGTTTTTGAAAATCAaatcagatgatcatataattaTGCTCACCGGATGAAACGCTGCTTTTCTGTTCCTGAGTTCTGCATTTCACGATCACATATGGGTCCATGTTGCCTGCACCCACATATCACTTttcaaccaaaaaaccaaaaaaaatctctatttcagATCTAAACCATAAGAAGAACTGAAAATTCTTACAGAGGAAATCAGAATTCTGGAGCCCCTCGGCACTGACCAGGAGCACTTCCAGAGTTCCATAAGCCATGTTGATCTTCCTACTTCGCAAATGCTACGGGCCTCTGTTGTGGATTGATCGAAGCTTTTACACTAAGTCTTGCCAGTCTGTCGGATTTATAATGGATGTATATAGACTAGGAAATTTCCTTTTGATTGATTGTTCTGGTTAGTTACTATTTTTTCCTCGATTTTGCTGAAGACGCGTTTTTTTGCACGTGAATCGATCTCCTTTAACAGAATACTTTTTGGTTTATTATTACAAAGATTATACCTGATTAAAAAAGGATTAGGGCCTCCTATATGATATAAAATATGGGATAATTAGAAACCCTATATAACCTAACCAAGAATTAAAATACAAAGAAACTATATATTGAACAAGTCAAATGATGATGTATAGTCACTACAATTTTACTTCATTGGCTTGTAATTGTTTAGATAAGAAAGGAACCCACTTAAAAGAGAATGTAGATGTATTTGATTCAAGCCTTTAGAACCACTTTCACATTAAAGAAAGACGAGTACTTAAAGTATTGACATGTGATTTCACACTACTCAAATGGTCTATGAGGTATTTAATTTAAGTCTTTGTAATCACTTTTACATTATGGCGATAAAAAATAAAGTATTTGAAGTATTAACAAGTGATTAAGGTTGTTAAGGTTGTGTCAAGGTTTTGGGTTCTTGTTATATAGGTCCAAGGTTCAACTCTTGTCAGTTCGGTTTATCGAGTGACTGGGTTGTTTGAGCCCCACTTAGGTGTCCATCGAGGTATTCTTGCCTCAACTCGCCCTCTCTATACCTCAAAACTCAACAAAAACTAAGACCGAGGCAAGGTGTGGTTGAGTCACTGGGCTATCGcataatatcaaaaaaaaaaattaagggaaGGGTAATTGTTATAGCTAATTTCATGCATCCTAAGCTTCTAAACATACATTCGATTTTGGCAATATTTTTGGGTTGTCTTTGTATGCAACTTAAGTGCTTATAattattgttttggcttttgggtagttaTGACAAACATTGTACCATTCATTatgcacacaaaggtcaaaaagtggtcattttgagTTGACGTCCCAATAATCGTATGCTGTTGGTATCAATAAAGTTGCACAATAGATCTAACTACCACTAAGTGACTTTTTAGTGGACTTTTAATTAGCAAAATTCAATGAACGGTAATTGAAACATGATAGCAACTAAGTACCTTCCTCTAATAATTTcactttttaaaattattttaattattaaaaataactgttaaattataatttattattcataaaatgattaaaataatgaatatataaaaaataaagaataaaatatATAAGATGATGTAGCAACTGAATAATTTTTTATGGAGAGTAGCTTTAGGCTGCACCTGTTTTGCTATGAGCCAaggattgaggggtatccatttcgCCAAATTCGCATGGGGCACGACACTGGCCTTATCCCTTTTATGAACCTTTCAACTTTACCAACAAACCAAGGACCCATTGACAACtgaataattttatatttttatatatactaAAATTTCAATTTCTAAATTATAATAATTCTTTatcattaattttttttccaaatcatctttcaaACATaactaaatatttatataattctaCTAAAAATTAAATAACCAAATGGTACCActcttcaaagatttgattcataaaATAATATGAAATTATGGCACCATGACCCAAAATGTAAAGTTTTTTCTTTAGAAGGTTGGATCAGAAATCAGTTTCTAATCAGTATGGGAGGGacccaaattttgaaatttgaaaaatttattaGAAATTGAGCTCTAAAATAATTCTATACTATTATAAagttttgattttggttgatctcGTGTCCACACGTTGAAAAGTTGTTTGGGCAGGCCCACAAAATGTCACAATTTTTTCATCCCCTCACCATCGTTGGAAAATTCAattatagataagaaaattaaagttAGGATGTATTATTTATTTTGTTGTGGTCTTCGAAAAGATCTCAAACAAATAAAAGCCACTTTAAATCCACTTTGAACATAATAATAATACACCAAGTTTTTGTCCCATCAATCTAATGTAGATTTAAAAAACATTTCAAATAATATATggtctttttattatttaatttttttttagggaATATTTTTTTAAATGGGTGAGGTAGGAATTTGGTTGTCCTTTTTTGATTGgggagatttattatttattatttactttCTTGGTAGTGAACAGTTACAGAATTTAAAGCTATTATTTTAtaactaaaagaagaaaaatcTAAACTAACAATAATTACAACTTACTTAGTAAAAGATTGCGAGAATGATTTAAAAGTCATTTCATAAATTGAACAATTTTACTTTGAATACAAACTCTTTTATTCAATGTACTGTGTATATTTTTTTAATCCGCATTTCATATCACACTCAATGgtccataatgagaaagaaaaaaagTAGAAATGGAGTGCATGCAACCTTATAAAGATTGTGATTGATGtgagaaaataatttaaaaatataataaattgaaaTTAAAAGATACACAtataaagaaagaagaaagaagaaagaagaaagaagaaagacaaTAATAATAAGATGTAAACTAAAAAAATACTAACAAAAAGAATGGGTTAGAAGAGGGAAAAAAATGGACAAGAACAAGATTAGAAGGACAAAATATTATTTGAAAACAAAATTATTAGAAGAGGACAAAGAAGCGAGAAAAAAAATCTTTATAAGTAATATTTGGTGTCCTATAACTGTTAGCAACTTTATGTATATGTCTTTGAGGATGATCTTTGCTGATCTATTCCtaatttttattacatttttttgCAATATGCATTTATTCAATaccaaaaataagaagaaaaaactTTATGAATATTTGCTTTTGACATTACAAATACTCAAAATAGTTATCCTATTATAACCAATACAATCATGATTATTACCTCATGTATTCAATCAAATATTTaagaatttaaatatttattaaaaaattaataaataatacttTAAATCAAACTAGTATCAAACTGCCTCTTCTTTTTTTTAACTAGCCTTTTAACTCAACCCCATTTCTTTACTAAGTATTGTTTATTaacttttttttataaatatttgattaaatacATGAGGTAATAATTATGATTGTATTGGTTGTAATTGGATAATTATTTGAGGTATTTATTATGTCAGTAGTAAATATTTATAAGATTTTTTCTTCTTGCTTCTTTATTCtattctaataaaaaaaattttCAAATATTATTATGTCCTTCTAATCTTGTTCTTCTCAATGCTTTTTCGTCCTCTACTAACCCATTTTTTTGTCAacgtttttttttcttctttcttttacaTCATATTATTATTGGCTTTTTAGTTTCTACTTATTTCTTCTTTTTTATATGcaaattttttaatttcaatttattctattttaaatttttttctcacATATCACAACCTTTATAAGACTATATTTGCACTCCTTTTCTACATTTTTacttcttgatgatggatcactaagtgtgatccaaaatgccaactaaaaaaacaagcattttgatcCAAAAGTTTGCATTCAATAACTTAATTTGACTAAAATTGTTCCTTAGTTGAAATTGTAACACTTGCTCTTTGATTTCATAAAGTTGATCAATGACCTTAATACTATTTGTGCACAATATTTCATATTAGAAAGAAATTTTCTAAACATGTTTGTCCATTACTTCTTAATAAATATGTAGTCCTAAAAAGATATGTTTCATATTTTCAATATATAGGCAATGTTAGCAAGAAATTTGAGGGGACAGACCAGAATTTTGAATCCCATTGACTTTCTAGTGTTGCAGTCTTATACCTTGGATTGTCCTATTAAGGGAATAGAGAATTAGATCTAGTTAGAAGATTATTTACTTAACATAATATTGAGAACATACATAAAGCACCATATTGGGACCAAAAGCATTTGAATTATTTGTATTCAGTTAGTACATCTCGCAATATATTTGTATCTATAAGATGGGATATGACCCATACTTAGTCCCCATAATCTTCATGTTATGTTCCAACTCGTAAGTGATGCAAGCTTGATGTAACAAGATGTAGCATGTTCTTAAGAAATTTGTTTGGTTTCTCTTTCACTGCTAAGATCATCCCCCTTCAAAACCTTGACTTTCCCCTCAATTCAACTTTGTTGCACCAGAAGGATGTCCTTATATATCTCTTGAAGGCTCTCTAAATTGTTGTCCCAATGATTT
This genomic stretch from Cryptomeria japonica chromosome 8, Sugi_1.0, whole genome shotgun sequence harbors:
- the LOC131055968 gene encoding elicitor-responsive protein 3; this translates as MAYGTLEVLLVSAEGLQNSDFLCNMDPYVIVKCRTQEQKSSVSSGQGSNPEWNEKFVFTVSEGTTELILKIMDSDAANEDDFVGEASIPLEALFSEGSLLPTPYNVVLPDKTYCGEIKVGLTFTPQKEEEYGQEAGEQIGGWKESSY